From Pseudomonas sp. B21-028, one genomic window encodes:
- a CDS encoding FAD-binding oxidoreductase, whose amino-acid sequence MNDKQVVVLGAGIVGISTALHLQRRGCAVTLVDKGPPGRETSYGNAGIIQREAVEPYGFPRDLASLMRVVTKRDIGVNYHLRAMPEYMPTLTRYWANSAPRHYRAIADAFRTLVEHSISEHSELIEQSEAQHLIVHKGWIQAFRTPEKYEKAMESAQRVSAHGVLSQALDGAGLRLAEPALGEALVGGIHWLQPWTCVDPGELVQRYAELFLREGGQFERGDARSLRQAGAGWRVSTESGPVEASQVVVALGPWAQELLRPMGYRIPLFIKRGYHAHFADGANLSRPVLDTEQGYMLAPMKRGVRLSTGAEFARLDAPLTPVQLGKAESAARQLLALGSQVERTPWSGARPCTVDMKPVIGAAPSHKGLWFNFGHAHQGFTLGPVSGRLLAELMMGETPVVEPAPFAPGRF is encoded by the coding sequence GTGAACGACAAACAAGTAGTAGTACTGGGCGCCGGCATCGTCGGTATAAGCACGGCCCTGCATCTGCAACGCCGGGGCTGTGCGGTGACCTTGGTAGACAAGGGGCCGCCCGGGCGCGAGACGTCATACGGTAATGCCGGGATCATCCAGCGCGAGGCCGTTGAACCGTACGGGTTCCCAAGGGACCTGGCGAGCCTGATGAGAGTGGTGACCAAGCGCGATATCGGCGTCAACTATCATCTGCGTGCGATGCCGGAGTACATGCCTACGCTGACCAGGTATTGGGCCAACTCAGCGCCAAGGCATTACCGAGCTATTGCGGACGCCTTTCGGACCTTGGTCGAGCATTCAATCAGCGAGCACTCCGAGTTGATCGAGCAAAGCGAGGCCCAACACCTGATCGTGCACAAAGGTTGGATTCAAGCTTTTCGAACCCCGGAAAAATATGAAAAGGCGATGGAGAGCGCCCAGCGTGTGAGTGCGCACGGTGTATTGTCGCAAGCGTTGGACGGCGCCGGGCTCAGGCTCGCAGAACCCGCTTTGGGTGAAGCTCTCGTTGGGGGGATTCACTGGCTTCAACCTTGGACCTGTGTTGATCCGGGAGAGCTGGTGCAACGCTATGCCGAGCTCTTCTTGCGTGAGGGCGGACAGTTTGAACGCGGCGATGCCCGTTCATTGCGCCAAGCGGGAGCTGGCTGGCGAGTCTCCACCGAGTCCGGGCCGGTCGAAGCATCACAGGTCGTCGTGGCGCTTGGTCCTTGGGCCCAAGAGTTGCTGAGGCCCATGGGTTACCGCATCCCGTTGTTTATCAAGCGTGGTTATCACGCCCATTTCGCCGACGGGGCAAACTTGAGTCGCCCGGTGCTTGATACCGAGCAAGGCTACATGTTGGCGCCGATGAAGCGTGGTGTGCGTCTATCTACGGGGGCCGAATTCGCCCGTCTCGATGCGCCTCTGACCCCAGTGCAGCTAGGGAAGGCCGAAAGCGCGGCCCGACAACTCTTGGCATTGGGATCTCAGGTTGAGCGGACGCCATGGAGCGGTGCGCGACCTTGTACCGTTGATATGAAACCGGTCATTGGTGCCGCGCCGTCGCATAAGGGGCTCTGGTTCAACTTCGGCCATGCTCATCAAGGTTTTACGCTAGGTCCGGTCAGTGGCCGGCTGCTTGCGGAATTAATGATGGGAGAAACACCAGTGGTCGAGCCGGCACCCTTCGCTCCTGGGCGTTTCTGA
- a CDS encoding methyl-accepting chemotaxis protein: MNLAAGRQREAVELVSTAFNEMLATANEVARSCSAAASSADEGYRDVHDGQKQISEATGSVLKLSEELQVSTQTMHLLEQDSNNINAILDTIRSIAEQTNLLALNAAIEAARAGDQGRGFAVVADEVRALARRTSDSTGEIDSLLGNLARRTQEVTQQMQGSLQASQASVQRIQRARDSFDKIRASVDSIRDQNTQIATAAEEQHQVAEEINRHIAQIHADAQMVEEFAHSAHAGSGRMTAISGQLQGLVGRFKF; this comes from the coding sequence ATGAACCTGGCTGCCGGCCGCCAACGTGAGGCGGTGGAATTGGTAAGCACCGCTTTCAATGAAATGCTCGCCACTGCCAATGAGGTCGCACGTTCCTGCAGTGCCGCGGCGTCGAGTGCTGATGAAGGCTACCGCGACGTGCACGATGGCCAGAAGCAAATCAGCGAAGCCACCGGCAGCGTGCTCAAGCTCAGTGAGGAGCTGCAGGTATCGACCCAGACCATGCATCTGCTCGAGCAAGACAGCAATAACATCAATGCGATTCTCGACACCATTCGCTCGATTGCCGAGCAGACCAACTTGCTGGCGCTCAACGCCGCCATCGAAGCCGCCCGTGCGGGTGATCAAGGGCGTGGCTTTGCAGTGGTCGCGGATGAAGTTCGCGCCTTGGCTCGTCGCACCTCCGACTCTACCGGCGAAATAGACAGCCTACTGGGTAACCTCGCTCGCCGCACCCAGGAAGTCACCCAGCAGATGCAAGGCAGCCTGCAAGCGTCCCAGGCTAGCGTGCAGCGGATCCAGCGGGCCCGCGACAGCTTCGACAAGATCCGCGCTTCAGTGGACTCGATTCGCGACCAGAACACCCAGATCGCCACGGCGGCAGAGGAGCAGCATCAAGTGGCGGAGGAGATCAATCGGCACATCGCACAGATCCACGCCGATGCGCAGATGGTAGAGGAGTTCGCGCATTCAGCCCATGCCGGATCGGGGCGAATGACGGCCATTTCTGGCCAGCTTCAAGGATTGGTCGGGCGCTTCAAGTTTTAG